A stretch of Dyella sp. BiH032 DNA encodes these proteins:
- the grxD gene encoding Grx4 family monothiol glutaredoxin: protein MDVNERIKAVLAGHPIVLFMKGTPQFPMCGFSSRAAQALKEAGADVHAVNVLADPEVRAALPHYANWPTFPQLFIQGELIGGCDIVEDLKASGELARMVVDVSGASQA, encoded by the coding sequence ATGGACGTTAACGAGCGAATCAAGGCCGTGCTGGCCGGGCACCCCATCGTGCTCTTTATGAAGGGCACGCCACAGTTCCCGATGTGCGGCTTCTCCAGCCGCGCCGCGCAGGCGCTGAAAGAGGCGGGGGCGGACGTCCATGCGGTGAACGTGCTGGCCGACCCCGAGGTACGCGCGGCGCTGCCGCACTACGCGAACTGGCCGACCTTCCCTCAGCTGTTCATCCAGGGCGAACTGATCGGCGGCTGCGACATCGTCGAGGACCTCAAGGCCTCCGGCGAGTTGGCACGGATGGTGGTCGACGTGAGCGGGGCATCGCAGGCATGA
- a CDS encoding GspH/FimT family pseudopilin — protein MPPPLPLLTAQRGLTLIEQLLVVAIAATLACVGLPSFWRLVATSEVRVAQSALINVLNHARALAVQTGRATLACPTRDGEHCSDAPAWENGWLVGFRGDRQGDIEGAPKLHRYPPSGSLIIRSTQGRRAIQFQPDGSAGGSNLTLLICHRAGNDHSLNVKVSNAGRVRGGKNTETEALQCADRQT, from the coding sequence ATGCCCCCACCCCTTCCCTTGCTGACCGCCCAGCGAGGCCTGACCCTGATCGAGCAATTGCTGGTCGTCGCCATCGCGGCGACCCTCGCCTGCGTCGGCCTGCCATCGTTCTGGCGCCTGGTGGCCACCAGCGAGGTCCGCGTGGCGCAGTCCGCGCTGATCAACGTACTCAACCATGCCCGCGCTCTTGCCGTGCAGACAGGCAGAGCCACCCTCGCCTGCCCCACGCGGGACGGCGAGCATTGCAGCGACGCGCCCGCATGGGAGAACGGCTGGCTGGTCGGCTTCCGCGGTGACCGGCAGGGGGACATCGAGGGTGCCCCGAAACTCCACCGGTATCCTCCGTCCGGAAGCTTGATCATTCGCAGCACCCAGGGGCGCCGCGCCATCCAGTTCCAACCCGATGGCTCCGCCGGAGGCAGCAACCTCACCCTTCTTATCTGCCACCGGGCCGGGAACGATCACTCGCTGAACGTGAAAGTGTCTAATGCCGGGCGTGTACGCGGCGGCAAAAATACAGAGACTGAGGCGCTCCAATGCGCGGATCGCCAAACCTGA
- the uvrB gene encoding excinuclease ABC subunit UvrB, translating to MTDRFELVSPYKPAGDQPQAIERLVKGFDAGLASQTLLGVTGSGKTFTIANVIEKIQRPTIVMAHNKTLAAQLYGEFKEFFPHNAVEYFVSYYDYYQPEAYVVASDTFIEKDASINEHIEQMRLAATKALLSRKDSLIVATVSAIYGLGDPEDYLSLRLILARGERIEQRALIRQLTELQYTRNELELRRGTYRVRGEIIDVFPAESETEALRIELFDGEVENLSLFDPLTGETIRKVPRYTVYPRTHYASTRESVLNAIETIKVELKDRLEYLYKENKLVEAQRLDQRTRFDLEMMAEVGYCQGIENYSRHLTRRGPGEPPPTLFDYLPPDALLVVDESHVTIPQLGAMYKGDRSRKETLVEFGFRLPSAMDNRPLRFEEWERRAPRTIFVSATPGKYEMEKSGDSVVELVVRPTGLIDPEVEVRPVRTQVDDLLGEIRERVAMGDRVLVTTLTKRMAENLTEYLGEHNVKVRYLHSDIETVERVEIIRDLRLGEFDVLVGINLLREGLDMPEVSLVAILDADKEGFLRSSGSLIQTIGRAARNVRGKAILYGDNITRSMQAAMDETARRREKQVAYNEEHGITPKSVVRRIADIMEGARSEVPRGRGAKAGKARGRAVAEQGADYQALSADQASAMIKRLEAQMYKHAENLEFEDAARLRDQIHQLREQALR from the coding sequence ATGACCGACCGTTTCGAGCTCGTATCCCCCTACAAACCCGCCGGCGACCAGCCCCAGGCCATCGAGCGCCTGGTGAAGGGTTTCGACGCTGGCCTGGCCTCCCAGACCCTGCTTGGCGTGACGGGCTCGGGCAAGACCTTCACCATCGCCAACGTGATCGAGAAGATCCAGCGCCCCACCATCGTCATGGCGCACAACAAGACCCTGGCGGCGCAGCTGTATGGCGAGTTCAAGGAGTTCTTCCCGCATAACGCGGTGGAGTACTTCGTCAGCTATTACGACTACTACCAGCCCGAGGCGTATGTCGTCGCATCGGACACGTTCATCGAGAAAGACGCGTCCATCAACGAACACATCGAGCAGATGCGCCTTGCGGCGACCAAGGCTCTGCTTTCGCGCAAGGATTCGCTCATCGTAGCGACTGTGTCGGCGATCTACGGCCTGGGCGATCCCGAAGATTACCTGTCGCTGCGACTGATCCTGGCGCGAGGCGAGCGGATCGAGCAGCGGGCATTGATCCGCCAGCTCACCGAATTGCAGTACACCCGCAATGAGCTGGAACTGCGGCGCGGCACGTATCGGGTGCGCGGCGAGATCATTGACGTGTTTCCTGCTGAATCGGAAACCGAGGCGCTGCGTATCGAGCTGTTCGACGGGGAGGTGGAGAACCTTTCGCTGTTCGATCCGCTCACCGGCGAGACCATCCGCAAGGTGCCGCGTTATACGGTGTATCCGCGCACGCATTACGCCAGTACCCGCGAGAGCGTGCTGAACGCGATCGAGACCATCAAGGTCGAGCTGAAGGATCGCCTCGAATACCTGTACAAGGAAAACAAGCTGGTGGAGGCGCAGCGCTTGGACCAGCGCACGCGTTTCGATCTGGAGATGATGGCCGAGGTGGGCTATTGCCAGGGTATCGAGAACTACTCCCGGCACCTCACCCGCCGTGGTCCTGGCGAACCTCCGCCGACGCTGTTTGACTACCTGCCGCCGGATGCGCTGCTCGTGGTCGATGAGTCGCACGTGACCATCCCGCAGCTCGGGGCCATGTACAAGGGCGATCGCTCGCGCAAGGAAACGCTGGTGGAGTTCGGTTTCCGCCTGCCATCGGCGATGGACAACCGTCCATTGCGCTTCGAGGAATGGGAGCGGCGGGCGCCGCGCACCATTTTCGTCTCGGCGACGCCCGGCAAGTACGAGATGGAGAAGTCCGGCGATTCGGTGGTGGAGCTGGTGGTCCGTCCCACCGGCCTGATCGATCCGGAAGTCGAGGTTCGGCCGGTACGCACCCAGGTGGACGATCTGCTCGGCGAGATCCGCGAGCGCGTGGCGATGGGCGACCGCGTGCTAGTCACCACGCTCACCAAGCGCATGGCGGAGAACCTTACGGAGTACCTCGGCGAGCACAACGTGAAAGTACGCTATCTGCATTCGGATATCGAAACGGTGGAGCGCGTGGAGATCATCCGCGACCTGCGCCTGGGCGAGTTCGATGTGCTGGTGGGCATCAATCTGTTGCGCGAAGGGCTGGACATGCCGGAGGTGTCGCTGGTCGCGATTCTCGATGCGGACAAGGAAGGTTTCCTGCGTTCGAGCGGCTCGCTGATCCAGACCATCGGCCGCGCGGCGCGCAACGTGCGGGGCAAGGCGATTCTTTATGGGGACAACATTACCCGCTCGATGCAGGCGGCCATGGACGAGACCGCCCGCCGCCGCGAAAAGCAGGTGGCCTATAACGAGGAGCACGGGATCACGCCGAAAAGCGTGGTGCGACGCATCGCTGACATCATGGAAGGCGCCCGCAGCGAGGTGCCGCGTGGCCGGGGGGCGAAGGCCGGCAAGGCCAGGGGCCGGGCGGTGGCCGAGCAGGGCGCGGATTACCAGGCGCTCAGCGCCGACCAGGCGAGCGCGATGATCAAGCGGCTGGAGGCCCAAATGTACAAGCACGCCGAAAACCTGGAGTTCGAGGATGCGGCGCGGCTGCGAGACCAGATCCATCAGCTGCGGGAACAAGCGCTGAGATGA
- the ppnN gene encoding nucleotide 5'-monophosphate nucleosidase PpnN — protein sequence MNDVRAGKAGKQATVSARISPAGGLDILSRNEVARLRDASGSGMHALLRRCALAVLTSGNITDDPRSMFEQFPDFDIQVLQQDRGIKIELQNAPPQAFVDGQIIRGINELLVAVVRDIVYVSTQLEQGGFDLDDSVGITHAVFEILRNARILKPQIDPNLVVCWGGHSISRDEYEYTKQVGYQLGLRGMDICTGCGPGAMKGPMKGATIAHAKQRRRNNRYIGVTEPGIIAAESPNPIVNHLVIMPDIEKRLEGFVRIGHGIIVFPGGVGTAEEILYLLGILLHPDNAGIPFPLVFTGPRQSAAYFEQIDRFLRLALGDSVAQHYQIIVDDPTAVAHAMAKGIDKVRNHRLDNKDAFFFNWALSIPFPFQIPFRPTHEAMRSLAIHRDRPRHELAADLRRAFSGIVAGNVKEEGVRAIEQYGPFDIDGEHDIMRALDELLQAFVVQHRMKLPGGAAYVPCYRVRTG from the coding sequence ATGAACGATGTTCGGGCCGGCAAGGCCGGCAAGCAGGCCACCGTCAGCGCGCGCATTTCGCCCGCCGGTGGCCTGGATATCCTGTCCCGCAATGAGGTGGCGCGCCTGCGCGACGCCAGCGGGTCGGGCATGCATGCGCTGCTGCGCCGTTGCGCGCTGGCGGTGCTGACCTCGGGCAACATCACGGACGACCCGCGGTCGATGTTCGAGCAGTTCCCCGATTTCGACATTCAGGTGCTGCAGCAGGACCGCGGCATCAAGATCGAGCTGCAGAACGCGCCACCGCAGGCATTCGTGGACGGGCAGATCATCCGCGGCATCAACGAGCTGCTGGTGGCCGTGGTGCGGGACATCGTCTACGTGTCGACGCAGCTGGAGCAGGGCGGTTTCGATCTCGACGACTCGGTGGGCATCACCCATGCCGTGTTCGAGATCCTGCGCAATGCGCGCATCCTCAAGCCGCAGATCGATCCCAATCTGGTGGTGTGCTGGGGCGGCCATTCGATCTCGCGGGACGAGTACGAGTACACCAAGCAGGTGGGCTATCAGCTGGGCCTGCGTGGCATGGACATCTGCACGGGCTGCGGTCCGGGCGCGATGAAGGGTCCGATGAAGGGCGCAACCATCGCTCACGCCAAGCAGCGCCGCCGCAACAATCGCTACATCGGCGTGACTGAGCCGGGCATCATCGCCGCCGAGTCGCCCAATCCGATCGTGAATCACCTGGTGATCATGCCGGACATTGAGAAGCGTCTCGAAGGCTTCGTGCGCATCGGCCACGGCATCATCGTGTTTCCGGGCGGCGTGGGCACGGCGGAAGAAATCCTCTATTTGCTGGGCATTCTGCTGCATCCCGACAACGCGGGCATTCCGTTCCCGCTGGTGTTCACCGGCCCGCGGCAGTCCGCGGCGTACTTCGAGCAGATCGATCGCTTCCTTCGCCTGGCCCTGGGCGACAGCGTGGCGCAGCATTATCAGATCATCGTCGACGATCCGACGGCGGTGGCGCACGCCATGGCCAAGGGGATCGACAAGGTGCGCAACCATCGCCTGGACAACAAGGACGCGTTCTTCTTCAACTGGGCGCTGAGCATCCCGTTCCCGTTCCAGATACCGTTCCGCCCAACCCATGAGGCCATGCGCAGCCTGGCGATTCACCGCGATCGTCCGCGTCACGAATTGGCCGCCGACCTGCGCCGTGCGTTCTCGGGCATCGTGGCCGGCAACGTGAAAGAAGAGGGCGTGCGTGCTATCGAACAGTATGGTCCGTTCGACATCGATGGCGAGCACGACATCATGCGGGCGCTGGATGAGCTGCTGCAGGCCTTCGTCGTCCAGCACCGGATGAAGCTGCCGGGTGGTGCCGCCTATGTGCCGTGCTATCGCGTCCGTACGGGCTGA
- a CDS encoding YhgN family NAAT transporter: MTTLSAAILLFLIMDPLGNIPIFLSLLKDVAPKRRRYVMVRELLIALGVLLVFLVGGQHILRLLQLRQESISIAGGIVLFLIGIRMVFPPADGGGIFGKSGEGEPFIVPMAIPGVAGPSAMAALLLLTNTQPGRTADWAIALLGAWLATSVILLCSTYLFRWLGESVLTALERVMGMLLIALSVQMFLGGVAAYLHLAV, from the coding sequence ATGACCACCTTGTCGGCGGCGATCCTGCTGTTCCTGATCATGGATCCGCTGGGCAACATCCCGATCTTCCTCAGCCTGCTCAAGGATGTGGCACCCAAGCGCCGGCGCTACGTCATGGTGCGCGAGCTGTTGATCGCGCTTGGTGTGCTGCTGGTATTCCTGGTCGGCGGCCAGCACATCCTCAGGCTTCTGCAGCTGCGCCAGGAATCCATCAGCATCGCCGGCGGCATCGTGCTGTTCTTGATCGGCATCCGCATGGTGTTCCCGCCCGCGGATGGCGGTGGCATCTTCGGCAAGTCAGGCGAGGGCGAGCCTTTCATCGTGCCCATGGCCATTCCTGGGGTGGCCGGCCCGTCCGCGATGGCCGCGCTGCTGCTGCTCACCAATACCCAGCCCGGCCGCACCGCCGACTGGGCGATCGCCTTGCTGGGCGCGTGGCTGGCGACGTCGGTGATTCTGCTGTGTTCCACCTACTTGTTCCGCTGGCTGGGCGAGAGCGTGCTGACCGCCCTTGAGCGGGTGATGGGCATGCTGCTCATCGCGTTGTCCGTGCAGATGTTCCTGGGCGGCGTGGCAGCGTATTTGCATCTGGCCGTTTGA
- a CDS encoding SDR family NAD(P)-dependent oxidoreductase gives MTLASSRLPQDWAPQPGSLAGRVVLVTGAYGGLGAAVARALAGAGATVVITGRRRRQLEQLYDAMVAEQLPEPVIHPLDLEAATPNDYQAVADGLERDFGRLDGIVHAAASFDGLTPIAMHKPDEWLRALHVNVSAPFALTQACMPLLTAAPDSAVVFVLDNPELVRKAHWGAYGVAKAALERFVEILHQETETTPLRAHALLPAPMRTALRRQAYFGEDTSKLPLPDAAAQAAVYLLGPQGAASRGTTLDLREV, from the coding sequence ATGACTTTGGCGAGCAGCCGTCTTCCTCAAGACTGGGCGCCGCAGCCCGGCTCCCTTGCCGGGCGCGTGGTACTGGTCACCGGCGCTTATGGCGGATTGGGCGCCGCCGTCGCCCGCGCGCTGGCCGGTGCAGGTGCCACGGTGGTCATCACCGGGCGGCGCCGGCGTCAGCTGGAGCAGCTTTACGACGCGATGGTGGCCGAGCAGCTGCCTGAGCCGGTGATCCACCCGCTCGATCTGGAAGCCGCCACACCGAACGACTATCAGGCGGTGGCCGATGGCCTCGAACGCGACTTCGGCCGGCTGGATGGCATCGTCCACGCGGCCGCGAGCTTCGATGGCCTCACGCCCATCGCCATGCACAAGCCGGACGAGTGGCTGCGCGCCTTGCACGTGAACGTGTCCGCGCCTTTCGCGCTCACCCAGGCCTGCATGCCGCTGCTCACCGCCGCGCCCGACAGTGCCGTCGTGTTCGTGCTGGACAACCCGGAGCTCGTGCGCAAGGCGCACTGGGGCGCCTACGGCGTCGCGAAAGCGGCGCTGGAGCGCTTCGTGGAGATACTGCACCAAGAGACCGAAACCACGCCGCTGCGTGCGCATGCGTTGCTGCCCGCGCCGATGCGCACGGCATTGCGTCGCCAGGCCTATTTCGGCGAGGACACCAGCAAGCTTCCCCTGCCGGATGCCGCGGCGCAGGCGGCCGTCTATCTCCTGGGACCGCAAGGCGCGGCTTCGCGCGGCACCACACTCGACCTACGCGAGGTCTGA
- a CDS encoding carboxypeptidase regulatory-like domain-containing protein: MNSRIRAKVLPFAIASLLAMSVPAIAQDTSSSISGRVLDANGQPVAGATVQIVHEPSGTTKSTTTDANGRYAASGLRVGGPFDVKVNKDGQTTEQDNVYLQLSQDTAVNLTVGAAAAAKNLEGVTVSAAAGSQLFTSENKGLSTNVSQRQLKMTPAPSGNIADIARLDPRVNVDHVTGAISANGQNARLNSIKVDGLGVGDPFGLNGSGLPTVGSPIAMDTIEEYSISTANYDVTSDSVGAEINAVTKSGTNDFHGSVYYTYKNTDDMVGKAGWLKTNRDYTEFDTNWKAGATIGGPIIKDKLFFFASYEKEKVTGLSSGAANGLDSSLTGGSTGNKISPSDLARITNAANNLGLVPGSLGANAGDLEDKRYQAKIDWNISDRHRASFAYQRTKEFKPNPQGNSTNSIGLSSYWYNVATDNKNYTLQFFDDWSDIFSSETKIAYSDFNLHRTVANQQPQITVRSSNTNSTTAPTVNLGEDQFSHYNSAKVKNLSAFWAGTLYLGDHTVKGGFELGRNRIYNLFGRTEFGAYTFNSIPGFEQGLYSSYSLYQPAPGYDINGIAAKWELRERNFFLQDTWQVNNNLSVQYGFRVNKYLTDDKPLYNAKFEQRFGFSNTGTINGSTLVQPRLSFNYTFDTELKTQLRGGVGLFQSSPPTVWMTNPYQNNGINIVTYQYDRQANGTCKFGSVFVTCPTFSADPHKQNTSGAGTIPQMAVDTIDPNFQLPSVWKASLAIDRELPFWGVIATAEYQRLETRDGILYKNLNIGAPSGVLPDGRFTYYGCIGGAQSLGGATGATNCGTNPNGAASVGNNNNNSRIRADGRFAQGVTYLTNTGKGKAESLTLSLSKPFSDSWAASLSVTGSHATEVNPGTSSQATSNYSNNAWYNPNEDVASTSNTNVPLRVNASVSWSHNFFGNYATTVSAFYDGHKGVPYSWVFGNDANGDSYSRDLIYIPRPGEVIITAPTPAQAAKLEQQFYAFIKSDDYLSDHQGKVARRNGAKSAWVNQLDLSFSQEVPGIFKGNKGEIRLDIYNVLNLVNDKWGQQNYVGFPYIRTLANYAGVDPKTGKYIYSLPTDANGNYQPGQKTVYDSSTDNSATKVNPASRWSAMLSLRYTF; this comes from the coding sequence GTGAACAGCCGAATTCGTGCCAAAGTCCTGCCGTTTGCGATCGCGTCGTTGCTCGCCATGTCGGTGCCGGCGATCGCCCAGGACACTTCGTCTTCCATCAGCGGCCGCGTGTTGGACGCCAACGGCCAGCCGGTCGCCGGCGCCACCGTGCAGATCGTGCATGAGCCGTCCGGTACCACCAAGAGCACCACGACCGATGCGAACGGCCGCTATGCCGCCTCCGGTCTGCGCGTGGGTGGTCCGTTCGATGTGAAGGTGAACAAGGACGGCCAGACCACCGAGCAGGACAACGTCTACCTGCAGCTGTCGCAGGACACGGCCGTGAACCTGACCGTCGGCGCCGCCGCTGCCGCCAAGAACCTCGAGGGCGTGACGGTTTCCGCCGCCGCCGGTTCGCAGCTCTTCACTTCCGAGAACAAGGGCCTGTCGACCAACGTGTCGCAGCGCCAGCTGAAGATGACGCCGGCGCCGAGCGGCAACATCGCCGACATCGCCCGCCTCGATCCGCGCGTGAACGTGGATCACGTCACCGGTGCAATCTCCGCCAACGGCCAGAACGCGCGCCTCAACAGCATCAAGGTCGACGGCCTGGGCGTGGGCGATCCCTTCGGCCTGAACGGCAGCGGCCTGCCGACCGTCGGCTCGCCGATCGCGATGGACACCATCGAGGAATACTCGATCTCCACCGCCAACTACGACGTGACGTCGGACTCGGTGGGCGCCGAGATCAACGCCGTCACCAAGAGCGGTACCAACGACTTTCATGGTTCGGTGTATTACACCTACAAGAACACCGACGACATGGTGGGCAAGGCCGGCTGGCTGAAGACCAACCGCGACTACACCGAGTTCGACACCAACTGGAAGGCGGGTGCGACCATCGGCGGTCCGATCATCAAGGACAAGCTGTTCTTCTTCGCCAGCTATGAGAAGGAAAAGGTCACCGGTCTGAGCTCCGGCGCGGCCAATGGCCTCGACAGCAGCCTGACCGGCGGCTCCACCGGCAACAAGATCTCGCCCAGCGATCTGGCTCGCATCACCAATGCGGCCAACAACCTCGGGCTGGTGCCGGGCAGCCTCGGCGCCAATGCAGGCGACCTGGAAGACAAGCGTTACCAGGCCAAGATCGACTGGAACATCTCCGATCGCCACCGCGCCAGCTTCGCTTATCAGCGCACCAAGGAATTCAAGCCGAACCCGCAGGGCAACAGCACCAACTCGATCGGCCTGAGCAGCTATTGGTACAACGTCGCGACCGACAACAAGAACTACACGCTGCAGTTCTTCGATGACTGGTCGGACATCTTCTCGTCCGAGACGAAGATCGCCTACAGCGATTTCAACCTGCACCGCACGGTTGCCAACCAGCAGCCGCAGATCACCGTGCGCTCGAGCAACACCAATAGCACCACCGCGCCGACGGTGAACCTGGGCGAAGATCAGTTCAGCCACTACAACTCGGCGAAGGTCAAGAACCTCAGTGCGTTCTGGGCCGGAACGCTTTACCTGGGCGACCACACCGTGAAGGGTGGCTTCGAGCTAGGCCGCAACCGCATCTATAACCTGTTCGGCCGCACCGAGTTTGGCGCCTATACCTTCAACAGCATCCCCGGATTCGAGCAGGGCCTGTACTCCAGCTACAGCCTGTACCAGCCGGCGCCGGGCTACGACATCAACGGCATCGCCGCGAAGTGGGAGCTGCGCGAGCGCAACTTCTTCCTGCAGGATACGTGGCAGGTCAACAACAACCTGTCCGTGCAGTACGGCTTCCGCGTCAACAAGTACCTGACCGACGATAAGCCGCTGTACAACGCCAAGTTCGAGCAGCGCTTCGGTTTCAGCAACACCGGCACCATCAATGGCAGCACGCTGGTGCAGCCGCGCCTGTCGTTCAACTACACCTTCGATACCGAGCTGAAGACCCAGCTGCGCGGCGGCGTGGGCCTGTTCCAGTCCAGCCCGCCGACCGTGTGGATGACGAATCCGTACCAGAACAACGGTATCAACATTGTTACCTATCAGTACGATCGTCAGGCCAATGGCACCTGCAAGTTCGGCAGCGTTTTCGTGACCTGCCCGACCTTCAGCGCGGATCCGCATAAGCAGAACACCTCGGGCGCCGGCACCATCCCGCAGATGGCGGTGGATACCATCGACCCGAACTTCCAGTTGCCGAGCGTGTGGAAGGCCTCGCTTGCCATCGACCGTGAGCTGCCGTTCTGGGGTGTCATCGCCACGGCGGAGTACCAGCGCCTGGAGACGCGTGACGGCATCCTCTACAAGAACCTCAACATCGGTGCGCCTTCCGGCGTGCTGCCGGATGGCCGCTTCACCTACTACGGTTGCATCGGTGGCGCGCAATCCCTGGGTGGTGCCACCGGCGCCACTAACTGCGGCACCAATCCCAACGGCGCTGCCAGCGTCGGCAACAACAACAATAATTCGCGTATCCGCGCCGATGGCCGGTTTGCTCAGGGCGTGACCTACCTGACCAACACCGGCAAGGGCAAGGCCGAGTCGCTGACCCTGTCGCTGAGCAAGCCGTTCTCCGACAGCTGGGCGGCCAGCCTGAGCGTCACCGGTTCGCACGCCACCGAAGTGAACCCGGGCACCTCCAGCCAGGCGACGTCGAACTACAGCAACAACGCCTGGTACAACCCGAACGAAGACGTGGCTTCGACCTCGAACACCAATGTGCCGCTGCGCGTGAACGCCTCGGTTTCGTGGTCGCACAACTTCTTCGGTAACTACGCCACGACCGTCAGTGCGTTCTACGACGGTCACAAGGGCGTGCCGTATAGCTGGGTGTTCGGTAATGACGCCAATGGCGACTCCTACTCGCGCGACCTGATCTATATCCCGCGTCCGGGCGAGGTGATCATTACCGCTCCGACCCCGGCCCAGGCGGCCAAGCTGGAGCAGCAGTTCTATGCGTTCATCAAGAGCGACGACTACCTGAGTGATCACCAGGGCAAGGTGGCTCGCCGCAATGGTGCCAAGTCGGCTTGGGTCAACCAGCTCGACCTGAGCTTCAGCCAGGAAGTGCCCGGCATCTTCAAGGGCAACAAGGGTGAGATCCGCCTGGACATCTACAATGTCCTGAACCTGGTCAACGACAAGTGGGGCCAGCAGAACTACGTCGGCTTCCCCTACATCCGTACGCTGGCCAACTATGCCGGCGTCGATCCGAAGACGGGCAAGTACATCTACAGCCTGCCGACGGACGCGAACGGCAACTACCAGCCGGGCCAGAAGACGGTGTACGACAGCTCGACCGACAACAGCGCGACCAAGGTCAACCCGGCCTCGCGCTGGTCCGCCATGCTCAGCCTGCGCTACACGTTCTAA
- a CDS encoding lysophospholipid acyltransferase family protein produces MLSVEQTVIERLPWLAQHPHLKRSIVGLLGRLADEDGFNRVLEQLRDSEGFDFVERSLDVLGANYYVNPRERENIPVEGGVLVVANHPLGMVDALTLLHLVGSVRSDVKILGNDWLASIPQLNRLLLHVDVFGKGAGSRMREIYRALDRGEALIVFPAGEVSRMGPGGVRDGRWADGFARLALRSKTPVLPIHVAARNSAIFYGLSMLAKPLSTAMLPREAVAPIKRRIGFSVGALVGADELEQRSGGSAQRAAKLMRRHVYRIGRHRGLIFGGQAPIAHPESTDRVVADLAARAEKLADLNDGKQVLLLQGAADSAALREIGRLRELTFRKVGEGTGLRRDLDVYDPHYEHLVLWDPKALRIVGSYRFGHGGRIIAERGMKGLYTSSLFNYSPALESRLAQGLELGRSFIAPAYWRSRALDQLWQGIGLYLQRHPELRYLFGPVSMSVSLPREAREWIAAAHQHYFGAPGLAAARQPFVISPAVIDMVRAALEGLDPAAGLGKLKHHLDALGVSLPVLYRQYVDLVEPEGVQFLDFGEDPGFSGCVDGLVMLDLATLKPAKRARYLGKS; encoded by the coding sequence ATGCTAAGTGTCGAACAGACCGTCATCGAACGTCTGCCATGGTTGGCACAGCATCCGCACCTGAAGCGCTCGATCGTCGGGCTGCTGGGGCGCCTCGCCGACGAGGACGGCTTCAATCGCGTGCTGGAGCAGCTCCGCGATTCCGAGGGCTTCGATTTCGTCGAGCGCTCCCTAGATGTGCTGGGTGCGAACTACTACGTCAATCCGCGCGAGCGCGAGAACATCCCGGTCGAGGGCGGCGTGCTGGTGGTGGCCAACCATCCCCTGGGCATGGTGGATGCGCTGACGCTGCTGCATCTGGTCGGCTCGGTGCGCAGCGACGTCAAGATTCTCGGCAACGATTGGCTGGCATCGATTCCGCAGCTCAATCGCCTTCTCCTGCACGTGGACGTGTTCGGCAAGGGCGCGGGCTCCCGCATGCGCGAAATCTATCGCGCGCTGGATCGTGGCGAGGCGCTGATCGTGTTCCCGGCTGGCGAAGTTTCGCGGATGGGACCTGGCGGCGTACGGGACGGCCGCTGGGCCGATGGCTTCGCGCGGTTGGCACTGCGCAGCAAGACGCCGGTGCTGCCGATCCACGTAGCGGCGCGCAATTCGGCCATCTTCTATGGCCTCTCCATGCTGGCCAAGCCGCTCAGTACGGCCATGCTGCCGCGCGAGGCCGTGGCGCCGATCAAGCGCCGCATCGGCTTCAGCGTCGGTGCGCTGGTTGGTGCGGACGAGCTGGAGCAGCGCAGTGGCGGATCGGCCCAGCGCGCGGCGAAGCTCATGCGGCGGCATGTTTATCGCATTGGTCGCCACCGCGGTTTGATCTTCGGCGGCCAGGCACCGATCGCGCATCCGGAATCCACCGATCGCGTGGTGGCTGACCTGGCCGCGCGCGCGGAGAAGCTGGCTGACCTCAACGACGGCAAGCAGGTACTGCTGCTGCAGGGCGCGGCCGATAGCGCAGCATTGCGCGAGATCGGTCGCCTGCGCGAGCTGACGTTCCGCAAGGTAGGCGAGGGTACGGGGCTGCGGCGCGACCTCGACGTCTACGATCCGCACTACGAGCACCTCGTGCTGTGGGACCCGAAGGCGTTGCGTATCGTCGGTTCGTACCGGTTCGGCCACGGTGGCCGGATCATCGCCGAGCGCGGCATGAAGGGCCTCTATACCTCGAGCCTGTTCAATTATTCGCCGGCGCTCGAATCGCGTCTGGCGCAGGGCCTCGAGCTCGGCCGCAGCTTCATCGCGCCGGCGTACTGGCGCTCCCGTGCATTGGACCAGCTGTGGCAGGGCATTGGCCTGTACCTGCAGCGTCATCCGGAGCTGCGCTACCTGTTCGGTCCCGTGAGCATGTCCGTCAGCCTGCCGCGCGAGGCGCGCGAATGGATCGCGGCGGCGCACCAGCATTACTTCGGCGCACCGGGCCTCGCCGCGGCTCGCCAGCCGTTCGTGATCTCGCCCGCAGTGATCGATATGGTCCGCGCCGCGCTGGAAGGCCTGGACCCCGCCGCGGGCCTGGGCAAGCTGAAACATCACCTGGACGCCCTGGGCGTCAGTCTGCCCGTGCTCTACCGCCAATACGTGGACCTGGTGGAGCCCGAGGGCGTGCAGTTCCTCGATTTCGGCGAGGATCCCGGTTTCTCCGGCTGCGTCGATGGGTTGGTGATGCTGGACCTGGCCACACTCAAGCCGGCAAAGCGCGCGCGCTACCTCGGAAAATCCTAG